A window of Citrus sinensis cultivar Valencia sweet orange chromosome 7, DVS_A1.0, whole genome shotgun sequence contains these coding sequences:
- the LOC102616323 gene encoding KH domain-containing protein HEN4 isoform X2, producing MESGCTELRLVCPVAFGRSESTIRHVESVSGAKIRFLDDLSSDDCVIQITADSSSAAANRDNNQNVRREEEETWTAEQKALVRVYETIVRREAAGEQAEVVGDREVTCKMLIGRGLSKVFEKIESESGANVRVLAKDHFFAADDLLIQISGSFPDVKKALLSVSNFVQDSRRVDALKANVTKSSGMVVQGNPYPPAAEPFHQRGYAPGYHSRGYSSGPGHETVGGRNRMFYEEEVVFKLLCHLDKVGSLIGKGGSIVRTFQNETGASIKIADILPDSEERIVVISARENSEMRHSPAQDAVMRVHSRIAEIGFEPGQAVVARLLVHSQQIGCLLGRGGHIVSEMRRATGASIRVFPKDQASRCGSPHDEIVQVIGNYHSVQDALFHITSRLRETIFPMKRPGPNNGHSYLPPFPEMPPPPFRPRHNPASPGSYPSPVGPFHSMDRGMGPSQPFDHQAAFSHGMDPMVPPNSDRIPFPYGSERPGHGPTFDRPPSPRSWTPQGVGGGDPRGFDASSGFTPRNRPVESGNHAAILTSTTIEVVIPQLYMAHVYGENNSNLSHIRQISGANVVVNDPKPGATEGVVMVSGTSDQMRAAQSLIHAFILCGVTS from the exons ATGGAGAGCGGCTGCACCGAACTCCGTCTCGTTTGCCCCGTCGCATTCGGCAGATCGGAATCCACCATCAGACACGTCGAGTCCGTCTCCGGCGCCAAGATTCGCTTCCTCGACGACCTCTCCTCCGACGACTGCGTAATCCAAATCACAGCCGACTCCTCCTCTGCCGCCGCCAATAGAGATAACAATCAGAATGTGAGGAGAGAAGAGGAGGAAACGTGGACGGCGGAACAGAAGGCGCTGGTGAGGGTGTATGAGACGATAGTGAGGCGCGAAGCAGCAGGAGAGCAAGCGGAGGTGGTGGGAGATAGAGAGGTGACGTGTAAGATGCTGATTGGAAGAGGATTAAGTAAGGTTTTTGAGAAGATTGAAAGTGAGAGCGGAGCTAATGTTAGGGTTTTAGCTAAAGATCATTTTTTTGCTGCCGATGATTTGTTGATTCAG ATATCAGGAAGCTTTCCAGATGTAAAGAAAGCACTATTGTCGGTTTCAAATTTTGTTCAAGATAGCAGAAGAGTCGATGCGCTCAAAGCTAATGTAACAAAATCTTCAGGAATGGTGGTTCAAGGAAATCCTTACCCTCCAGCTGCTGAACCATTTCATCAGAGAGGATATGCACCCGGTTATCATTCGAGGGGCTATTCTTCGGGTCCAGGGCACGAGACTGTTGGAGGTCGTAACAGAATGTTTTACGAAGAGGAAGTTGTGTTTAAGTTGTTATGCCATCTTGATAAAGTTGGTAGTTTGATAGGGAAAGGTGGATCTATAGTACGGACTTTTCAAAATGAAACTGGCGCATCGATCAAGATTGCAGATATTTTGCCTGATTCAGAAGAGCGGATCGTTGTGATATCTGCACGAGAG AATTCAGAGATGAGGCACTCACCTGCTCAGGATGCTGTTATGCGTGTGCATTCAAGAATTGCAGAGATCGGATTTGAACCTGGTCAAGCAGTAGTTGCTCGGCTTCTTGTACACTCACAGCAGATAGGTTGTTTACTGGGTAGAGGAGGCCATATTGTTAGTGAGATGAGGAGAGCTACTGGTGCTAGTATACGTGTATTTCCAAAAGACCAAGCTTCAAGGTGTGGTTCTCcgcatgatgaaattgttcaG GTTATTGGCAACTATCATTCTGTACAGGATGCTTTATTTCACATTACAAGCAGACTACGGGAGACTATATTCCCTATGAAACGACCCGGTCCAAACAATGGCCACTCCTACTTGCCTCCTTTTCCAGAAATGCCTCCCCCACCATTTAGGCCGAGACATAACCCAGCCTCCCCTGGTTCATATCCTTCACCTGTTGGCCCTTTCCACAGCATGGACCGTGGTATGGGTCCATCACAACCTTTTGATCATCAGGCAGCATTTTCACATGGTATGGATCCTATGGTCCCACCTAATTCAGATCGAATCCCCTTTCCTTATGGCAGTGAGCGACCTGGGCATGGTCCTACATTTGATCGGCCTCCATCTCCGAGATCTTGGACCCCTCAG GGAGTTGGTGGTGGGGATCCTAGGGGATTTGATGCTAGTTCTGGCTTCACCCCAAGAAATAGGCCTGTTGAAAG TGGAAATCATGCTGCTATATTGACAAGCACCACCATTGAGGTTGTGATCCCCCAACTATACATGGCCCATGTTTATGGAGAGAATAACAGTAACCTGAGTCACATCCGGCAG ATCTCAGGTGCAAATGTAGTTGTTAATGACCCAAAACCTGGGGCTACCGAAGGCGTTGTGATGGTCTCTGGGACGTCAGATCAAATGCGTGCTGCACAAAGCCTTATTCATGCCTTCATCCTTTGCGGAGTGACATCCTGA
- the LOC102615636 gene encoding GATA transcription factor 28 isoform X2 has product MDHGSNPQMQMSDEQHSIHHVNYVPEHELHHISNGDVMDDEHDEGNGVGESEAMEGDAPSDPGSLSDNRAIAEIGDQLTLSFQGQVYVFDSVSPEKVQAVLLLLGGREVPSTTPAIPIANNQNNRRLASLIRFREKRKERNFEKKIRYTVRKEVALRMQRNKGQFTSAKSNNEDSASAVSSWGSNQSWAGDVNGSQNQDIVCRHCGISEKSTPMMRRGPEGPRTLCNACGLMWANKGTLRDLSKAAPQAGQTSSLNKNEENGTLKAEQVIRAAGNINGST; this is encoded by the exons ATGGATCATGGGAGCAATCCTCAAATGCAAATGAGTGATGAGCAGCATTCAATCCATCACGTGAATTATGTGCCAGAGCATGAACTGCATCATATAAGCAATGGGGATGTGATGGATGATGAGCATGATGAGGGTAATGGTGTTGGAGAGAGTGAGGCAATGGAAGGGGATGCACCATCTGACCCCGGGAGTCTTTCTGATAATCGTGCCATTGCTGAGATTGGGGACCAGCTAACACTGTCTTTCCAAGGGCAGGTTTATGTGTTTGACTCCGTTTCCCCCGAAAAG GTTCAAGCTGTACTATTGTTATTGGGGGGGCGAGAAGTACCTTCAACCACACCTGCTATCCCAATAGCTAATAACCAAAACAACCGG AGATTGGCTTCACTGATTAGATTTCGTGAAAAGCGAAAAGAACGCaattttgagaagaaaattCGTTATACCGTCCGTAAAGAAGTAGCACTTCG GATGCAGCGAAACAAAGGTCAGTTTACTTCTGCGAAGTCCAATAATGAGGATTCTGCATCAGCAGTTTCGAGTTGGGGGTCAAACCAGAGCTGGGCTGGGGATGTTAATGGATCCCAAAATCAAGACATTGT TTGCCGGCACTGCGGTATCAGTGAGAAGTCAACACCAATGATGCGACGTGGACCTGAAGGACCAAGGACCCTTTGCAATGCCTGCGGACTTATGTGGGCAAACAAG GGAACTTTGAGGGATCTCTCCAAGGCAGCACCCCAAGCTGGACAGACTTCTTCCTTAAACAAGAATGAGGAG AATGGAACTTTAAAAGCTGAGCAAGTCATTAGAGCTGCGGGAAATATTAACGGCTCCACATGA
- the LOC102615636 gene encoding GATA transcription factor 28 isoform X1, whose amino-acid sequence MDHGSNPQMQMSDEQHSIHHVNYVPEHELHHISNGDVMDDEHDEGNGVGESEAMEGDAPSDPGSLSDNRAIAEIGDQLTLSFQGQVYVFDSVSPEKVQAVLLLLGGREVPSTTPAIPIANNQNNRGLPGTPQRLSVPQRLASLIRFREKRKERNFEKKIRYTVRKEVALRMQRNKGQFTSAKSNNEDSASAVSSWGSNQSWAGDVNGSQNQDIVCRHCGISEKSTPMMRRGPEGPRTLCNACGLMWANKGTLRDLSKAAPQAGQTSSLNKNEENGTLKAEQVIRAAGNINGST is encoded by the exons ATGGATCATGGGAGCAATCCTCAAATGCAAATGAGTGATGAGCAGCATTCAATCCATCACGTGAATTATGTGCCAGAGCATGAACTGCATCATATAAGCAATGGGGATGTGATGGATGATGAGCATGATGAGGGTAATGGTGTTGGAGAGAGTGAGGCAATGGAAGGGGATGCACCATCTGACCCCGGGAGTCTTTCTGATAATCGTGCCATTGCTGAGATTGGGGACCAGCTAACACTGTCTTTCCAAGGGCAGGTTTATGTGTTTGACTCCGTTTCCCCCGAAAAG GTTCAAGCTGTACTATTGTTATTGGGGGGGCGAGAAGTACCTTCAACCACACCTGCTATCCCAATAGCTAATAACCAAAACAACCGG GGACTACCTGGTACTCCGCAACGGTTGAGTGTCCCACAGAGATTGGCTTCACTGATTAGATTTCGTGAAAAGCGAAAAGAACGCaattttgagaagaaaattCGTTATACCGTCCGTAAAGAAGTAGCACTTCG GATGCAGCGAAACAAAGGTCAGTTTACTTCTGCGAAGTCCAATAATGAGGATTCTGCATCAGCAGTTTCGAGTTGGGGGTCAAACCAGAGCTGGGCTGGGGATGTTAATGGATCCCAAAATCAAGACATTGT TTGCCGGCACTGCGGTATCAGTGAGAAGTCAACACCAATGATGCGACGTGGACCTGAAGGACCAAGGACCCTTTGCAATGCCTGCGGACTTATGTGGGCAAACAAG GGAACTTTGAGGGATCTCTCCAAGGCAGCACCCCAAGCTGGACAGACTTCTTCCTTAAACAAGAATGAGGAG AATGGAACTTTAAAAGCTGAGCAAGTCATTAGAGCTGCGGGAAATATTAACGGCTCCACATGA
- the LOC102616323 gene encoding KH domain-containing protein HEN4 isoform X1 — MESGCTELRLVCPVAFGRSESTIRHVESVSGAKIRFLDDLSSDDCVIQITADSSSAAANRDNNQNVRREEEETWTAEQKALVRVYETIVRREAAGEQAEVVGDREVTCKMLIGRGLSKVFEKIESESGANVRVLAKDHFFAADDLLIQISGSFPDVKKALLSVSNFVQDSRRVDALKANVTKSSGMVVQGNPYPPAAEPFHQRGYAPGYHSRGYSSGPGHETVGGRNRMFYEEEVVFKLLCHLDKVGSLIGKGGSIVRTFQNETGASIKIADILPDSEERIVVISARENSEMRHSPAQDAVMRVHSRIAEIGFEPGQAVVARLLVHSQQIGCLLGRGGHIVSEMRRATGASIRVFPKDQASRCGSPHDEIVQVIGNYHSVQDALFHITSRLRETIFPMKRPGPNNGHSYLPPFPEMPPPPFRPRHNPASPGSYPSPVGPFHSMDRGMGPSQPFDHQAAFSHGMDPMVPPNSDRIPFPYGSERPGHGPTFDRPPSPRSWTPQGVGGGDPRGFDASSGFTPRNRPVESGNHAAILTSTTIEVVIPQLYMAHVYGENNSNLSHIRQATISQISGANVVVNDPKPGATEGVVMVSGTSDQMRAAQSLIHAFILCGVTS; from the exons ATGGAGAGCGGCTGCACCGAACTCCGTCTCGTTTGCCCCGTCGCATTCGGCAGATCGGAATCCACCATCAGACACGTCGAGTCCGTCTCCGGCGCCAAGATTCGCTTCCTCGACGACCTCTCCTCCGACGACTGCGTAATCCAAATCACAGCCGACTCCTCCTCTGCCGCCGCCAATAGAGATAACAATCAGAATGTGAGGAGAGAAGAGGAGGAAACGTGGACGGCGGAACAGAAGGCGCTGGTGAGGGTGTATGAGACGATAGTGAGGCGCGAAGCAGCAGGAGAGCAAGCGGAGGTGGTGGGAGATAGAGAGGTGACGTGTAAGATGCTGATTGGAAGAGGATTAAGTAAGGTTTTTGAGAAGATTGAAAGTGAGAGCGGAGCTAATGTTAGGGTTTTAGCTAAAGATCATTTTTTTGCTGCCGATGATTTGTTGATTCAG ATATCAGGAAGCTTTCCAGATGTAAAGAAAGCACTATTGTCGGTTTCAAATTTTGTTCAAGATAGCAGAAGAGTCGATGCGCTCAAAGCTAATGTAACAAAATCTTCAGGAATGGTGGTTCAAGGAAATCCTTACCCTCCAGCTGCTGAACCATTTCATCAGAGAGGATATGCACCCGGTTATCATTCGAGGGGCTATTCTTCGGGTCCAGGGCACGAGACTGTTGGAGGTCGTAACAGAATGTTTTACGAAGAGGAAGTTGTGTTTAAGTTGTTATGCCATCTTGATAAAGTTGGTAGTTTGATAGGGAAAGGTGGATCTATAGTACGGACTTTTCAAAATGAAACTGGCGCATCGATCAAGATTGCAGATATTTTGCCTGATTCAGAAGAGCGGATCGTTGTGATATCTGCACGAGAG AATTCAGAGATGAGGCACTCACCTGCTCAGGATGCTGTTATGCGTGTGCATTCAAGAATTGCAGAGATCGGATTTGAACCTGGTCAAGCAGTAGTTGCTCGGCTTCTTGTACACTCACAGCAGATAGGTTGTTTACTGGGTAGAGGAGGCCATATTGTTAGTGAGATGAGGAGAGCTACTGGTGCTAGTATACGTGTATTTCCAAAAGACCAAGCTTCAAGGTGTGGTTCTCcgcatgatgaaattgttcaG GTTATTGGCAACTATCATTCTGTACAGGATGCTTTATTTCACATTACAAGCAGACTACGGGAGACTATATTCCCTATGAAACGACCCGGTCCAAACAATGGCCACTCCTACTTGCCTCCTTTTCCAGAAATGCCTCCCCCACCATTTAGGCCGAGACATAACCCAGCCTCCCCTGGTTCATATCCTTCACCTGTTGGCCCTTTCCACAGCATGGACCGTGGTATGGGTCCATCACAACCTTTTGATCATCAGGCAGCATTTTCACATGGTATGGATCCTATGGTCCCACCTAATTCAGATCGAATCCCCTTTCCTTATGGCAGTGAGCGACCTGGGCATGGTCCTACATTTGATCGGCCTCCATCTCCGAGATCTTGGACCCCTCAG GGAGTTGGTGGTGGGGATCCTAGGGGATTTGATGCTAGTTCTGGCTTCACCCCAAGAAATAGGCCTGTTGAAAG TGGAAATCATGCTGCTATATTGACAAGCACCACCATTGAGGTTGTGATCCCCCAACTATACATGGCCCATGTTTATGGAGAGAATAACAGTAACCTGAGTCACATCCGGCAG GCAACTATATCTCAGATCTCAGGTGCAAATGTAGTTGTTAATGACCCAAAACCTGGGGCTACCGAAGGCGTTGTGATGGTCTCTGGGACGTCAGATCAAATGCGTGCTGCACAAAGCCTTATTCATGCCTTCATCCTTTGCGGAGTGACATCCTGA